One segment of Armatimonadia bacterium DNA contains the following:
- a CDS encoding aldolase/citrate lyase family protein: MRTNPVKKTLREGGTTIGTWLGLPDPFVAYHMAGVGFDWLNVDLEHSPINIETAALMFQAIAQAGGVPLARVPWASGENVKRVLDAGAWGVIYPMQNTRQEVEDAVSWAKYPPRGCRSMGGSLHAMSFGASGSDYFNRAKDETLVVIQIEHIDAVGRLDDLLSVPDIDAVFIGPNDLGASMGLAPGAYVTDPEFAAAVDEIRKACERHGVAPGLHVFSPEDAVRRQKEGFRFLALCSETRFMTAGAREALSKARSL; the protein is encoded by the coding sequence ATGCGCACCAACCCCGTGAAGAAGACGCTGCGTGAGGGCGGCACGACGATCGGTACCTGGCTGGGACTACCGGACCCCTTCGTCGCCTACCACATGGCCGGAGTGGGATTCGACTGGCTCAACGTAGACCTGGAGCACAGCCCGATCAACATCGAGACGGCAGCCCTGATGTTCCAGGCGATTGCGCAGGCCGGCGGCGTCCCGCTTGCCCGCGTTCCCTGGGCCAGCGGCGAGAACGTGAAGCGTGTGCTCGACGCCGGGGCCTGGGGTGTGATCTACCCGATGCAGAACACGCGCCAGGAGGTGGAGGACGCGGTCTCCTGGGCCAAGTACCCCCCACGCGGGTGCAGGAGTATGGGCGGATCGCTGCACGCAATGTCTTTCGGCGCCAGCGGGAGCGACTACTTCAACCGCGCCAAGGACGAGACGCTGGTCGTGATCCAGATCGAGCACATCGACGCCGTCGGGCGGCTCGATGACCTGCTCTCGGTGCCGGATATCGACGCGGTGTTCATCGGGCCCAATGACCTGGGAGCCTCCATGGGCCTCGCGCCCGGCGCCTACGTGACCGACCCCGAGTTTGCCGCAGCCGTCGACGAGATTCGCAAGGCCTGTGAGCGCCATGGCGTCGCACCGGGGCTGCACGTCTTCAGCCCGGAGGATGCTGTGCGCCGCCAGAAGGAAGGCTTCCGGTTTCTCGCACTGTGCAGCGAGACGCGCTTCATGACCGCCGGAGCTCGGGAGGCTCTGTCGAAGGCCCGCAGCCTCTAG
- a CDS encoding SDR family NAD(P)-dependent oxidoreductase, giving the protein MDGRFSGKTAIVTGSSSGIGKATALRLAREGASVCVVANNNVEGGQATAQEIEDGGGHALFVQADVGIGDDCRRVAEETLQAFGRVDVLINNAGITRAAPLLEMEEDFWDRVVGTNLKSMYLMSRAVIGSMLESGSGSVVNISSVHAEATVPGCSAYAASKAGICGLTRGLAVEFGARGIRFNCILPGTIDVSLYGRKNLEVDRETWQPRTSEMQVLKRLGSPDEIAAAICFLASEEASFVNGATLTVDGGLLDRLGDRPVVPPQPRSPQAPQAPQGPQAPPPARS; this is encoded by the coding sequence GTGGACGGCAGATTCAGCGGGAAGACCGCTATTGTGACAGGCTCCTCCTCAGGGATCGGCAAGGCAACCGCCTTGCGACTGGCCCGTGAGGGAGCGAGTGTCTGCGTCGTGGCGAACAACAACGTTGAGGGCGGGCAAGCTACTGCGCAGGAGATCGAGGACGGCGGCGGACATGCGCTGTTTGTTCAGGCCGATGTGGGTATCGGCGACGACTGCCGTCGCGTCGCCGAGGAGACGCTGCAGGCCTTCGGACGGGTAGACGTGCTGATCAACAACGCCGGGATCACCCGAGCCGCGCCCTTGCTCGAGATGGAAGAGGACTTCTGGGATCGCGTCGTGGGGACGAACCTGAAGAGCATGTACCTGATGAGTCGCGCGGTCATCGGTAGCATGCTCGAGAGCGGTAGTGGCAGTGTCGTGAACATCTCCTCGGTCCATGCCGAGGCGACGGTTCCGGGCTGCTCGGCCTATGCAGCCTCAAAGGCCGGCATCTGCGGGCTCACGCGAGGGCTTGCCGTCGAGTTCGGTGCCCGGGGCATCCGCTTCAACTGCATCCTCCCGGGAACCATCGACGTCAGCCTCTACGGCCGCAAGAACCTGGAGGTGGACCGCGAGACCTGGCAACCTCGGACGAGTGAGATGCAGGTTCTCAAGCGTCTCGGGTCGCCGGACGAGATCGCTGCAGCCATCTGCTTCCTGGCCTCGGAGGAGGCCTCCTTCGTGAACGGGGCGACGCTGACCGTCGACGGTGGCCTCCTCGATCGTCTCGGCGACCGACCCGTTGTGCCTCCTCAGCCCAGAAGCCCGCAGGCGCCTCAGGCTCCGCAGGGACCCCAGGCGCCACCTCCGGCACGCAGCTAG
- a CDS encoding NAD-dependent epimerase/dehydratase family protein, with protein MRPRAVVAGGAGFLGYHFVKHLLSRDFDVVVLDNYATGTRRNAQDCSIPDRCDFIQHDICKLIDVAGPVDYVVNLACPASPVDFDRIPIEIMRACSEGTRNLLELALRKGAGFLQASTSEIYGDPEVHPQCEDYTGNVNIIGPRAVYDEGKRYAEALCFAFHRKYRVPVHIARIFNTYGPRMRSDDGRVVSNFCMQALTGQPLTIYGGGRQTRSFVYCEDEVDGLYQLMTSEHTGPINIGNPTETSIRDFAELVLELTGSKSELCDLPLLHEDDPKRRRPDISRARELLDWEPKTDLRTGIERTLEWFRELI; from the coding sequence ATGCGTCCCAGAGCTGTTGTGGCCGGGGGAGCCGGCTTCCTTGGCTACCACTTCGTAAAGCACTTGCTGTCCCGCGACTTTGACGTCGTGGTTCTGGACAACTACGCCACCGGTACCCGCCGGAATGCGCAGGACTGCTCCATACCCGACCGCTGCGACTTCATCCAGCACGATATCTGCAAGCTCATCGACGTCGCCGGACCTGTGGACTACGTCGTCAACCTTGCCTGTCCAGCCAGCCCGGTTGACTTCGACCGGATACCCATCGAGATCATGCGGGCCTGCAGCGAGGGCACCCGCAATCTCCTCGAGCTCGCCCTGCGCAAGGGTGCCGGCTTCCTCCAGGCCTCCACTTCGGAGATCTACGGAGACCCCGAGGTCCATCCGCAGTGCGAGGACTACACGGGCAACGTCAACATCATCGGGCCTCGTGCCGTCTACGACGAAGGCAAGCGCTATGCGGAGGCCCTCTGCTTCGCCTTCCACCGCAAGTACAGGGTGCCGGTTCACATCGCGCGCATCTTCAATACCTACGGTCCGCGAATGCGCTCCGACGACGGTCGCGTGGTCTCCAACTTCTGCATGCAGGCCCTTACGGGCCAGCCTCTCACCATCTACGGAGGAGGCCGGCAGACCCGCAGCTTCGTCTACTGTGAGGACGAGGTCGACGGGCTATACCAGCTCATGACCTCCGAGCACACCGGGCCGATCAACATCGGCAACCCGACGGAAACCTCGATCCGCGATTTCGCCGAGCTGGTTCTTGAACTCACCGGGAGCAAGTCCGAGCTGTGCGACCTGCCGCTGCTGCATGAGGATGACCCGAAGCGCCGTCGCCCCGACATCAGTCGCGCGCGGGAGCTCCTGGACTGGGAGCCGAAGACAGACCTGCGCACCGGGATCGAGCGGACGCTGGAGTGGTTCCGAGAGCTGATCTGA
- a CDS encoding SGNH/GDSL hydrolase family protein, producing the protein MRVRIDSSYVHGALSLETLGDAVKPWRIPFPQIGLFPSPGDSMVNTAGNAAGVRVRFTTEADRVELLCDSFGGVRSFDLTCGGDLLETVVLPADADTVSFMKLTGSAATYEIWLTQVAPVVLRELAVPEGASLAPAPDDRPRWTTYGSSISHCGAAHSPARTWPATAARIANLNLTCLGYGGQCHLDPMIARMIRDVPADLISLKVGINVQGGSSLSPRTFRPAVIGMVQVIRERQPITPIVIVSPIISPPRETADNAVGLSLTKMREELQDAVQRLKDCGDANLYYADGLELFGEDCVEPYLPDLLHPNGDGYEVLGRRFVEQVLDRVPLKKAQA; encoded by the coding sequence ATGAGAGTCAGGATCGATTCGTCCTATGTCCACGGCGCCCTTTCGCTGGAGACCCTTGGCGACGCGGTGAAGCCCTGGCGTATCCCCTTCCCCCAGATCGGACTATTCCCCTCACCGGGCGACAGCATGGTGAACACCGCAGGAAACGCAGCCGGAGTCCGTGTGCGGTTCACCACGGAGGCGGATCGGGTTGAGCTTCTGTGCGATAGCTTCGGGGGAGTTCGCAGCTTCGACCTGACCTGCGGGGGCGATCTGCTGGAGACGGTGGTTCTGCCGGCGGATGCCGACACGGTCAGCTTCATGAAGCTGACCGGGAGTGCGGCGACCTACGAGATCTGGCTGACGCAGGTGGCCCCGGTGGTGCTTCGTGAGCTCGCGGTGCCCGAAGGCGCAAGTCTCGCGCCGGCCCCGGACGATCGCCCACGGTGGACCACTTACGGGAGCTCCATTAGCCATTGCGGAGCGGCGCACAGTCCGGCTCGCACCTGGCCTGCGACGGCTGCCAGAATCGCCAACCTGAATCTGACCTGCCTCGGCTACGGCGGGCAATGCCACCTCGACCCGATGATCGCGCGGATGATCCGTGACGTGCCGGCAGACCTCATCTCGCTGAAGGTCGGGATCAACGTCCAGGGCGGGTCAAGCTTATCGCCACGGACCTTCCGGCCGGCGGTCATCGGGATGGTGCAGGTAATCCGGGAGCGCCAGCCCATCACTCCGATCGTCATCGTCTCCCCGATCATCTCACCGCCGCGGGAGACTGCCGACAACGCCGTCGGCCTGAGCCTGACCAAGATGCGCGAGGAGCTGCAGGACGCTGTGCAGCGGCTGAAGGACTGCGGGGATGCCAACCTGTACTACGCGGACGGTCTCGAGCTCTTCGGGGAAGACTGCGTCGAGCCCTATCTGCCCGACCTGCTGCATCCCAACGGCGACGGCTATGAAGTGCTCGGCAGGAGGTTCGTGGAGCAGGTGCTGGACCGAGTGCCACTCAAGAAAGCCCAGGCTTGA
- a CDS encoding LON peptidase substrate-binding domain-containing protein produces the protein MRLPLMPLNAVLFPWMPMPLAVFEERYLRMVRECQEAGQLFGIALIRRGPEVGGIAEPYRIGTTARLVRTTPSEPGLQALVIGQERFRVDSVEVEDDMLRAEVTLLEFEQRDHMVSSELCQELGQMLSAHIETVLKLMGMPALDLAVPDDPERLSYMIAAHLTASLEQRQQLLEVETAAERLLYERELLREESEQYRELLAAFEVAEKTQPGTVSKNGLFSRN, from the coding sequence GTGCGGTTACCCTTGATGCCCTTGAATGCGGTGCTATTCCCCTGGATGCCCATGCCCCTGGCAGTCTTCGAGGAACGCTACCTGCGCATGGTGCGTGAGTGCCAGGAGGCAGGGCAGCTCTTCGGCATCGCGCTAATCCGGCGTGGCCCTGAGGTCGGGGGTATCGCTGAGCCCTACCGCATCGGCACAACAGCCCGCCTGGTGCGGACCACACCTTCGGAGCCCGGGCTGCAGGCGCTCGTGATCGGCCAGGAGCGCTTCCGTGTCGACAGCGTCGAGGTCGAGGATGACATGCTGAGAGCAGAAGTCACGCTGCTCGAGTTCGAACAGCGTGACCACATGGTTTCCTCAGAGCTCTGCCAGGAACTTGGCCAGATGCTATCGGCACACATCGAGACGGTGCTGAAGCTGATGGGGATGCCCGCCCTCGACCTTGCAGTGCCCGACGACCCGGAGCGCCTATCCTATATGATTGCGGCGCACCTGACGGCCTCCCTGGAGCAGCGACAGCAGTTGCTCGAAGTGGAGACCGCCGCAGAGCGTCTCCTCTACGAACGCGAGTTGCTTCGCGAGGAGAGCGAGCAGTACCGTGAACTCCTCGCGGCCTTTGAAGTGGCTGAGAAGACCCAGCCGGGAACCGTCAGCAAGAACGGTCTGTTCTCGCGCAACTAA
- a CDS encoding fumarate hydratase — protein sequence MREIAPETITEAVSVMCRNANYDLPGDVRAALQRAREEETSAVAVEVLDTLLRNAEVAAAERLAICQDCGVAVLFVELGRDVHLGGDLYAAINEGVRAGYESGYLRKSMVRDPLRRDTNTGDNTPAVVHVRLVEGDRLRLTIAPKGGGSENMSAVWLLTPAEGREGILRRVTERIAEAGGKPCPPLVLGVGVGGTMEKAALLAKEALLREVGAPSPLPEVAELEQELLSRVNALGIGPMGLGGRTTALSVHVERHPCHIASLPVALNVQCHAARHLTVEL from the coding sequence ATGCGAGAGATCGCCCCTGAGACCATCACGGAAGCCGTGTCCGTGATGTGCCGGAACGCCAACTACGACCTTCCCGGGGATGTTCGGGCAGCCCTGCAGCGCGCTCGCGAAGAAGAGACCAGTGCCGTCGCAGTCGAGGTGCTCGATACCCTCCTACGCAACGCCGAGGTCGCTGCCGCCGAGAGACTTGCGATCTGCCAGGACTGCGGCGTAGCCGTCCTTTTCGTTGAGCTGGGACGCGACGTCCATCTCGGCGGCGACTTGTACGCTGCCATCAACGAGGGCGTCCGTGCCGGCTATGAGTCCGGGTACCTGCGCAAGTCCATGGTGCGGGATCCCCTGCGCCGCGACACCAACACGGGCGACAACACACCCGCCGTCGTTCATGTGCGGCTCGTGGAGGGAGATCGGCTCAGGCTCACCATTGCTCCCAAAGGGGGCGGCAGTGAGAACATGAGCGCGGTGTGGCTGCTGACCCCGGCGGAGGGTCGCGAGGGGATCTTGCGGCGCGTCACTGAGCGCATCGCCGAGGCCGGAGGCAAGCCTTGTCCCCCACTGGTTCTCGGTGTCGGAGTTGGCGGCACGATGGAGAAGGCTGCGCTGCTGGCCAAGGAAGCGCTGCTGCGCGAGGTTGGTGCGCCGAGTCCCCTTCCCGAGGTGGCTGAGCTCGAGCAGGAGCTTCTCAGCCGGGTCAATGCGCTGGGGATCGGTCCGATGGGCCTGGGCGGTCGCACGACGGCGCTCTCGGTCCACGTGGAGCGTCATCCGTGCCACATCGCCAGCCTGCCGGTGGCGCTGAACGTGCAATGCCATGCCGCTCGTCATCTCACTGTGGAACTCTGA
- a CDS encoding FumA C-terminus/TtdB family hydratase beta subunit, with protein MSTSPKSVQIPLSAEAVLELHAGDSILLNGPVYTARDAGHKRMFDLLDAGQELPLPLQGQAIYYCGPAPTPPGRAMGSAGPTSSYRMDVFTPRLLGLGLKATIGKGNRSLAVREACREHGAVYLVAVGGAGALLAQRIVAAEIVAWEDLGAEALRRLQVQQFPVIVAYDAHGGSVFPGDEPLG; from the coding sequence ATGAGCACGTCTCCCAAGTCCGTGCAGATTCCGCTCTCCGCAGAGGCCGTTCTCGAGCTTCACGCCGGGGATAGCATTCTGCTGAACGGTCCGGTGTACACGGCCCGTGACGCTGGACACAAGCGCATGTTTGACCTTCTCGACGCCGGGCAGGAGCTTCCCTTGCCGCTTCAGGGCCAGGCGATCTACTACTGCGGACCGGCACCGACGCCACCGGGACGGGCCATGGGTTCTGCAGGGCCGACCTCCAGCTACCGGATGGATGTCTTCACACCGCGACTGCTTGGTCTGGGGCTCAAGGCGACCATCGGCAAGGGTAACCGCAGCCTGGCCGTGCGCGAAGCCTGCAGGGAGCACGGTGCCGTCTACCTCGTCGCCGTCGGTGGGGCTGGTGCGCTGCTGGCTCAGCGTATCGTGGCCGCCGAGATCGTCGCCTGGGAGGACCTGGGCGCCGAGGCCCTGCGGCGACTGCAGGTACAGCAATTCCCGGTCATCGTGGCCTACGACGCCCACGGTGGCAGCGTCTTTCCGGGCGATGAGCCGCTCGGATAG